The genomic stretch GGATACGTTGCCATGCTCCACATAGGCATCCGGCAAGGCGATATTTATAACCTTTACATGCGGATAGTGCTCGTGGATATAAGCGGTGACCCCGGGGCCAAAACCTCCCTGAAGGACATTTTCTTCCATGACCGCGATAAGCCAGTGCTTCTTTGCCAAACGGTCCACCAAATCCCGGTCAAAAGGCTTCACAAACCGGCCGTTGGCCAAAGAACAGTTCCAGCCTTCTGCCTTCAGTTTTTGCCTTACATGCTCCCCTGTGCTCACCATGCTTCCTACTGCTAAAAGAGCAATATCCTTTTCCTCATAGAGCATCTCTCCCTTGCCATATTCAATGGGAGCACGAAAACTCTTTAAGCCCTGGTAAGCCTCTCCTCTTGGATAGCGCACCGCAAACGGGCCATTGTAGGACAGGGCAAACTCCATCCCATCCATAAGCTCCCATAAGTTTTTCGGCGCAAACACGCTCATATTAGGGATAGCAGTTAAATAGGATAAGTCAAAAATTCCCTGATGGGTCTCCCCATCACTTCCCACAAGCCCTGCCCGGTCTATGGCAAAGACCACAGGCAGATTCTGAATGCAAACATCATGGAGGATCTGATCAAAGCCGCGCTGTAAAAAAGACGAATAAACGGCCACAACCGGCTTTAAGCCGCCTGCCGCCATTCCAGCCGCCGAAGTCACCGCATGCTCTTCTGCAATTCCCACATCAAAAAAACGGTCAGGATACAGACGGGAAAACCGCTTTAAACCTGTTCCATCCGGCATGGCTGCCGTTACCGCAACGATTCGTTTATCCTGCTCAGCCAGACGGCAGATGGTTTTGGAAAACACATCCGTATAGCTGGGATTATTCTTCTTTTTCTTCGGTTCCCCGGTGATGATATCAAAAGGATCAACTCCATGGAATTTAGAAGGATTCCTCTCCGCCAGGGCATATCCCTTGCCTTTCTGGGTGATCACATGGACCAGCACGGTATGGGGAAGCTTCTTTGCTTCCCGCAGGGCCCTGGAAAGGGCCTTTATATTATGGCCATCCACCGGACCAAGATAGGTGATCCCCATATTCTCAAATAGCATTCCAGGTATGAGCAGCTGCTTAATGCCGTTCTTTGTCCTGCTGATCTTATCAATGATCTGATCTCCTACAACCGGAATCCGGGAAAGCACGTTGGTCACGTGTTTCTTTAAGTCCAGATACCCTTCTCCGGTACGGATGCTGTTTAAATAAGTAGACATGCCACCTACATTTTCTGAGATGGACATGTTGTTATCGTTGAGAATAATAATGAAATTCTTGTTCATCCTGGCCGCATTATTTAAAGCTTCATAGGCCATGCCGCCTGTTAAGGCGCCGTCTCCGATTACGGATACCACAAAATGATCCTCTCCCAGCACATCTCTTGCCTGGGCCAGTCCTAGTCCGGCTGAAATGGAAGTAGAGCTGTGACCGGTATCAAAGGCATCACAAGGACTTTCCTTTCTCTTTGGGAAGCCGCTCATGCCGCCGTATTGCCGCAGGTCGTCAAATTCATCTCTCCTGCCGCTTAATATCTTATGGGTGTAGGACTGATGCCCAACATCCCAGATAACCTTATCCTTTGGAAGGTCAAAAGCAAGGTAGATCGCCATGGTTAACTCCACCACTCCTAAATTGGAAGCCAGATGGCCGCCTGTCATGCTTATTTTTCCTACCAAAAAGTCACGGATTTCCTGACTTAAATTATCAAGCTCCTGTTTTGACAGTTTTTTGATATCCTCAGGCCCGTTTATTAATTCCAGCATCATATTCTTATCAGATCCTTTTTTAGCCTTATCGTTAAACGGCTTACTTTTCCCGGTTCACAAGTATCCGAATCAGCGCTTCCAGGAATTCATTCTTCCCTGGGAGCTTATGGAGACAGGAAATCGCCTCTTCTGAAATCCTCTCCACATCCTGCTTCGCCTTTTCAATTCCCTCCAGGGTTACATAGGTAGTCTTATGGTTCTTTTCATCACTGAGCACAGGCTTTCCAAGAACCTCCGCACTGCTGGTTAAATCCAGGATATCATCCTGTATCTGAAATGAAAGTCCCAGACAGGAGGCCATCTTCTCCACCAGCTTCAGCTGTTCTTCATCTGCTCCGCCGAGAACGGCTCCGATCATCATAGCGGCCTCTAAAAGCGCTCCGGTCTTCAACCGGTAAATGAAATCAAGCTTTTCCCTTGGTACAGGCTTTCCTGCCAGCTCCACATCAACGGTCTGACCGCCTATCATCCCAAAAATTCCTGTTTTTTCTGCTAAAATCCCCATGCACCTGGCAACCAGGTCCGGCCGATCCGTCATGGAAAGAGCTTTTGCAGCTGTCTCCATGGAATAAATCAGCAAACCGTCTCCCGCCAGAACCGCCATGTCATAACCGAATTTAACCCATGCTGTAGGAAGTCCCCGTCGCAGGGTATCATTATCCATGCAGGGAAGGTCATCGTGAATCAGGGAGGAGGTGTGAATCATCTCAATCGCCGCCATAAAAGGCTCGATCTCTTTCCCCTTACCGCCGAATAAGCGGTAGGTCTCCTCCATCAGCATAGGACGAAGCCTCTTTCCTCCAGCGCGAACGCTGTAATCCATTGCCGCCAGAACTGTACTCTGATGGCCCTCCACAGGAGGCAGGTATGTTTCTACAACATGCCTTACTTCCTCTGTACGGGCTGAAAACATTTCTTTATCATTCATGTTCCTCACCATTTTCCTCTAACACGATAATCTTTTTTTCCACTTTATCTATTTTTTCATTGCAGAACTTTACCAGCTTCATGCCGGTCTCATAATACTGAAAGGATTCCTCCAGGGAGCATTCTCCGCTTTCCAGTTTTTTAATGAGCTCTTCCAGCTCTCCAAATGTCTCTTCAATCGTTTTTTCTTTTTTTGCCGCCATAAATCCGTTTCTCCTTATTACCTGTCTCCACGAACTTCCTCCCGCTGGCTGCCAAATAAGCCGGATTCCGCCGGGGCAACACGGGAAACCACCGCCTCCATGCTTCCATCCCTAAGCCTCAGCCCAATTTTGTCACCGGCTTTTACCTGCTTCACGGAATCAATCCGCCTGTCTTTTCCATCAGTTACAAAACCATAGCCGCCTCCCATCCTCTTAAGAGGGGATTCTGCTTCCAGGCGGCTGATGAAAATCTCCAGCCTGTGTCTGTCCCTGACCGCCTGCTTTTCTATCAGCTGTTTTATGTGAAGCTTTTCTTCTTCCGCCCTTGCCCGGTATGAGGCCGTTCTGGACAGAATCAGGTTTTTTAGCTTGTCCTCTATGTCCACAAGCCTTTGCCGGCATTCATGGATGCTGCGCTTTGGGTCATGCAGTTTCAGCTTTAAGGCGTACTGGTTTCCATGAAACCGGTAGCGTTCCAGCTTTCTTTCCACGGTCCTTAAGAGCGTATGACCGTACATTTCCACCTGCTCCTCAAACTTGCTGTAATCAAATACAGCAAGCTCTGCGGCTGCAGAAGGTGTGGGGGCACGCATGTCCGCCACATAATCTGCGATTGTCACATCGGTTTCATGGCCTACCGCAGAGATCACAGGAGTGGTGCAGTTAAAAACAGCCCTTGCCACAACTTCCTCATTAAATGCCCATAAATCCTCAATGGAACCGCCGCCCCTCCCAACGATCAGGACATCAAGTCCCATCTGGTCCAGGGTTTCGATCCCCTTTACAATGCTTTCCTTTGCGCTCTCTCCCTGGACAAGAGCAGGGTAGAGATAAAGCTGCACATAAGGATTGCGTCTGGTCGATATATTTATAATATCCTGGATGGCAGCTCCGGTAGGAGCCGTCACGATTCCTACGGTTGTTCCGTACTTTGGAATCGGTTTCTTATATTCAGGAGAAAACATCCCCATTTCTTCCAGTTCATCACGCAGTTTTTGGAACCTTTCAAACAGATCACCGATTCCTTCTTTTGTGATCTCCTGAGCATAGAGCTGGTATCTTCCGTCCCGCTCATAAACCTCCACGCTGCCCTTTACCACCACCTGCTGCCCTTCCTCCAGCTTAAAAGCAAGACCCTTCCTGTGCCCGGCAAACATCACTGACGCCATAGACGATTTCCCGTCCTTTAAGGTAAAGTAAATATGACCGGAGGTATGGTATTTACAGTTGGACACTTCACCCTTAACGGATATCCGGTTCAGGGCGAAATCCTGGGCAAACATATTCTTAATATAGGCATTGACCTGAGTAACGGAATACACACTTGCCATATCTTACACCAGCTTTGCCAGGACTCCGTTAATAAATGCCGGAGCTTCATTCCCGCCGTACTTTTTAGCCAGTTCCACAGCCTCATTGATGGCTACTTTTTCCGGCACATCTTCATCAAATAATATCTCATACAGAGCCAGGCGTAGTATTGTAAGTTCAGCCTTACCCATACGTTTTGTCTTCCAGCCTTCGGCTACTTCGTTGATCTTTGAATCCAGTTCAGGGATTCTGACCATAACGGACTCTGCCCTTTCTCTTAAATAAGCAGCATTTTCTTCACTCATATCCACATCATGGATGATCTCTTCTATGCCCTCGGCGTTTAAATCATCCTCTTTTGGTTCCTCAAAATATTGAATAAGCTGCCCTGTCTTCTCCTCTGCTGGATAAAAATCCGCACAAAAGAGCATTTTAAAGCAGTGTTCGCGCATTTTACTTCTGGTCATTTCCCATGGTCCTCCTATTGGTGATTTTCTGGACATTTGGAATTATTATACCTTACCAGGGTTTTTTATACAATAGAAACTTTGCTATTCGCCAAAAACCTCTGAATATTATCAAGCACTTTTTCGCTTAAAATTCCAAAGGCCTGCCTGGTTCTCCCTGCCGAAGCATTGACACAAAACACCATGGGATGTTTTAAAAGCTCCCCGTCTCCTGCTGCTCCTGCCGTATCGCAGGCAAACCGGTTGTCCCCGGCATCCAGCCAGTTTTTTAAATCTTCCGGTTCAAAGGCAGGTCCAATGGACGTATTAAACAGGATCTTTCCATTTCCCAGCTTCTGGAACTCTTCTTCATGCAAAAGGATCACATTCTTATTTAAGCAGGTAAATACCACTTCGCTGCTCTCTAAAAGCTCTCCTAATGGACGATATCCGATTCCTTTTTCCTCATACTGCGGCTTTCTGCTCCTGCTGTAATAGGAAACATCTGCCCCAAGAAACTTCAAAGCATTGGCGATCATGCCTCCGGAAACACCCATTCCAACGATTCCTATCTTTAATCCGGTAATCTCTACCGGCATATCCTTCCACATGGGCCTGTCATATCCATGAAGAAAGCGCACCAGTTCACAGATCGCATATTCCACCACTCCAACATCGCCGTAATCACGGATTCCCATAACTGTAATCCCATGCTGTTCTGCGTAAGCAATGTCTACATTTGCGCTCTCCTTTGAATAAAGGCTGCAGCACATCCCCACATATTTGATTTTAGGACATCGTTCAAAGACATATTGACTGATCTTTGATGTATAGCTTAAAAGCACTCCATCCGCATCTCCGATCCTCCTTATGATCTCTTCGTCATCACAGGGAATATCCTCGTACATCACCACCTGTTTTGCATATTGGAAAAGCTCTTTCTCTGCTTCTTCTACCAGACTCACCGGCTCTATGGCAACCAACTTCTCAAACATCTTCTTATCCTCCTGTCAAGCTATATTCACAATCCGCGACCCTGCTGCTCACAGTGTGCCCCGCTCTGCCGGGCATAACCGTATAACAGCTATCGTTTAAAATACGATTGGTGACACAATATTCTGCAGGACAGCCACTACACTCCAGCCGGCAATGGCGCTGGTGCTTGAATAAATATCCACAACAGCCTTTACGCCTTCAATTTCCGCAGTGATCTTATGGTCATCCCCAATCATTCCCGGAACGCTGTGAATGTTCACCCTGGTTTTATCCGGTCCCACAGTTGCCAGGGATGACGCTACCGCAACATTCACCTTTGTAGGAAGTAGTCCGATTGCCTCTTTTGCATTGCCGTCAAACACCATGGTGCTTTCCTTATCGGTCATTAAATGTTCCTCAAAAAGAGGTGTATACATTAAGGATTCCGGACCTTTTCTTGTCTCAATCCCTGCTTTCGCCTCTCCCATGAGAGAAACCGTACGAAGCACGTCAAAGCCGCCCACCGCTCCTGAGGCGATGTATACCCTGGTATTATGTTTTACAGCCGTTGCCTTCACTCTCTCATAAAATTCTTTATCCGCAAAGGCGCCAATGGACAGCACGATGAGATTACATCCATTTGCCAGAATCTTCTCCGCCATGTCTCTGACGGAATCCCCAGATGCCGCCTCAGCGATGTAATCCGGTTTTAATTCCAGCAGTTCATCGATCCCTGCGCAGGAGCTGCAGCCACTTTTCTCTGCCAGGGCTTCTGTCTTTTCCTTTGTCCTCCCAACGATTCCCACCAACTCATACTCAGGCAGTAACCCATCGTTCCATGCTCCGGCAATAATTTCTCCAAGATAACCGTTTCCAATAATTCCAAGTCTAAGCTTATTCATGCTTTTCTCCTTTTAGTAGTTTTAAAAACATTAAATTTCATTATACCTGAAATCAAAAGGACTTTCAAGGAGTGCAGGACTCCAAGACTCAAAGCTGGAATGCAAACTGATTTTTCCCTTTTCCCTTTGCCAGATATAATGCCTGATCCGCCCGTCTTAATATGGCATCGTATTCCGTCTCCTGTTCTCCTACCAGGGTGATTCCGATGCTTGCATGTATGGTTCCGGAGGCGTGAAATGCATTTAATATCCGTTTTGCAATGGCTTCCGGATGTTTCCTTCCGCTTAAGCCGTACAGCCAGATGCAGAACTCATCTCCGCCAAAACGGACAATCACATCCTCTTTTCTTGTACAGGCGCTTAAAATCTGTCCTGCCTGGGTTAGAACCAGATCTCCCTTATGATGGCCGAAGGTGTCATTAATTTTCTTGAAATCGTCAATATCAAGGAACATACAGGCATAAAACCTCTTTTTTCCTCCGCCTTTCAGTCTCTGTTCCACCAGCTTTCTAGCTGTTTCTCTGGTATAAACGCCTGTTAAATAATCCTTTTGCGCACGCTTCGCTTCCTTTTTCCGTAAATAAATAATACAAATAATAAGAAGAACGGTACAGGACACCATAGCCGTTGAACCTGCAATAAAGACTTTTGACAGTTTACTGATCTTGTAAAGAGCGCCATCATAGCTTTCTGTTTTCACCATGGAAGCCACCATCCAGTCTTCAACTCCCGCAGGCTGATAATAAAGAAGCTCCCTGCTGCCCTTGGAATAAAAGGAGACATATCCAAAGCCCCCGCTCTCCGCGGTCTTTTTCATCTGTTCCAAAGATTGTCCGTCTCTAAATTCCATGGTTTTGAGTATATCATAAACATTGGCATAAGATTCATACCCAGGGCACGTGGCCACCAGCTCTCCGGACCTTGTGAAAACCAGGCTGGCACCATATGGGCTTAACTCTGTACTGTTTAAATACTTCCCCAGTTCTTCAGCGGTATACTCCATACAGACCGACCCCTTTGCTTGTCCCTCCCTAACCACCGGAACGGACAGAGCGATCCCTGACTGACCGTTAAAGCCATTGGAGGGCAGCCTGGAAATGCTGTTTCCTCCCTTTAACCCCTGGGATTCATGGATCCCGTAATACGTAATTCCCTGCCCGCCTAAAACTCCAATTTCCGATCCTTCCGGCAGATCACCATAAGCAGAGAATGCCTCAAGCACTTCAAACCTTTCCCGGATCATTCCCCGAAAATAGGTAAGTGCTTCGTCATTCTCCCTTTTTAAATCCTGGTAAGTCTGTTCTATCAGACTTTTTTCCACCTCTTTGAAGTAATAAATGTTTAAAGCGAATATCCCTATAATTACCGATACCACCAGACCAAACAATGTCATCACCCTCAGCGAGTAGCGGTCTTTCTCCTTATCAGCCATCATATATGAAAACACCTGTCCCTTTATAAATCCCGAATCATATCCTTACAGCATTTATTCTTTTGTACACAAAGAAAAGCGGGGGCATGAACCTTTTCCCGGTTCGCCCCCGCGATAGACCTTTTCATCTATTTATTCTCTTCCAATGCTACACCGGCAATCCGGATGTTTACATCCAGAACCGTTAAGCCTGTCATGTTCTCAATGGCGTTCTGTACCTTCTCCTGAACCTTCTCACTGACGGCAGGTATGCTGTAACCGTATTTGATGTTTAAGGATAAATCCACCGATACATGTTCTTCTGTCAGCTCCACCTTAACACCCTTGGATAAATTTTTCATGCCCAGCTTTGACACCAACTCATTGGTGATGTTGCCAGCCATGGAATCTACGCCTTCTACCTCGGTTGCTGCAAGACCTGCAATGATGGCCACCACATCGTCCGCAATCTGTACTTCGCCAATTTTATCTTTTTCATATACCTTGTGAGTATTTCTGCTTTCCATTTCTGCCACAGCAATTCCCTCCTGTACTAATATTTATATACTAATGAATCAACTGGATATGCAGGCATATCCGCCTGATTCAAAAGCGGGGGGTTGAAAGATGTTTTTTCTTCCGACCCTTTAGGTTCTGGAATCATTATAGCAAAACTGTCCACAGTTTGCAAAGGCTTTTTACTCTTCCAATTTCATAAGAGTGATTACGATGCTTTCCGCTCCCACTTCTGTTTTTCTCTTTACGATGTCCTCAATTTGAGCCCGCTGAGGATCTGTAATGCTGGAGGCATTGATAACAACATCCACTTTTCCGCTGGAAATGCTGACCACCGGATCTGCAAATCCTTTGGCAAGCAGAAGAGTTTCCGCTGCATTTTCTTTTTCAGCAATAGCCGTCATATCAATCATTTCCTGAATGGCCTGCTGTTTTGCTGCTTCTTCAATGTTTGGATTGTTGATCAGGTTCATTAAGGTTTCCTTATTCTTTGCCCTTACCTGCTCCCGATTTAACTGTACGCTGGATATGTATTCTGATACGTTCATTCCGCTGGTAAGCACCGCTTCTCCAGGGTTGTCAAGGCCGGTTTTTGCCGCCTGTGTCTCATTTGCCGCTAAGTCTACCGATCCATCGCTTTGTAAAGCCGCATCGGTTTCTCCTGCCGCCAGTTTATCAATATCCTCTGCATCCTGGTCAAGGCTTGCAATATCCTGATTTGTATCACTGCCGGTAAGGGACTGGTTTTCCGCTAAAATATCTTCTTCAGAAATATCAGTCATTCCAGCTTCATAGACGTCTTTCCCGGAAGCGGCCTCCTGCTTTCCTGCATAGTTTAAATATCCAGCAGCTGCTATCATAACGGCTAAGGTGGTGATAATAATCTGGTTTCTTCGGAACAGTTTCTTCATATCCATTTTCTTTGGGGTTCTAGGGACTTTGGGCTCATTGCTTGTTTTCCAACTTCTCATACATGACACTCCTTTTTATTCCACCCTCTTTAATACTTTAATTTTATGTGGGGGCAGGTTAAATAATGCTTCCATGGCACCGGAAATTTCAGCTTTTACCGTAGGACTGCCACCGCCCTGGGCACTGATGATGATTCCTTCTATTTCCGGACGTATCTCTTTCTCCACAATGGGAGCTGTATTTTCTCCTGAACCAGTCAGAATAGTGTTTTCCTTGCGATCTGCGCTGGTGATCTTTCTGATTCCCCCGGAGCTGTCCTTTTCCTCAGTAGATGAATCCGAACTGTCTTTATCGACTCGGAGTACCTTCTCCTCTGAGGATTTCAGTACGATCATTACTTCTACCTGACCGACCCCATCCACGGTTTTTAGGATTCTCTTCACCCTCGCCTCCAGTTGTTCCTCATAGGTCCGGTCTGCTCCTGCCGCAACAGCCGCTTCCCCATCTGCCGGCTCTGTCACAATCCCTTTTTGCAGTGCCGTCTGGTTTTTGCTTTCTGCTGTCTTCTCTACCCTGGCAGCCATGCCCGAACCGGAGGGAAATGTAAGGATCAGGATAATCATTCCAACCGCCAGCAGGATCAGCCATTTATCCTTTCCCATCTTCCATTTGAATTTCAATATCCTGTTCCTCCAAATCATAATATTCCGCAATCCGCCTTCTAAGACCAGAAAGCCGTGAATTTTCTTCCTGCTTCTGTTTTCTCACATCCTCCAGTCCCTTATCATCAGTCTTTTCCGGTTCAGAACCGGCTATTTTCACTTCTTCCACTTCCTGTACCTTTTTTACCGGCAGATTTCCATTACCGGAAACTGCAATATCTGTTCCCTCATCTCCGGTTTTTCCCGGTGACAGAAGCAAGGACACCCGCACGACATGGCCAAAGGTACCGCTTGCCTGATCCTGGTTAATCTCCGCCCTGGATTCTCTGCAGGTAAAGCCTTCGGTCTCAGCCATGGATTTTAAATCCGTTCCAACCGCCTCTTCATATCTGGCAATCATGCTTTCCAGCCTTTTCCCTTCCATTTCTGAAAGCTTTCCTGTTAACTCCCCGGCTTCCTTTTTAAGGCTTATTGACTCAAAATAGTAAGCCAGCGTATCATCAAGCCTCAAGCCCCCTGTAATGGGCTTTAATACCAGAAGGATCAGTACCATGCCGGCAAATAATTTTATGTATTTTTCATATTTTTTATTTGGCAGGAGGTTTCCCACCACAGTTATAAAAATCAGGTAATAGGTTATATTGCGTATCCAGCTAAACAATTCTTCCATGCCACTCACCCGGTATAATAGGTCACATTGGTAGAAGCGCATACAAGCGCTATAGTAACAACAAAGAGAATCACTGCAGAAGCCGCTACAGACAGCAGCATTTTGTGGCCTTTGGCCATTTCTGAAATACAGGAAACAATCCTTTTATCACAAACCGGCTGCAATAGGGCTGCAACACATTGGTATAAAACCATCAGCACTGCCAGTTTAATCAGGGGAATCACGGAAAGGATAAGAAGTACGATAATGCCGGCTGCACCAATGGTATTTTTTATAAGTACCCCGGAGCCTAAAACCATTTGGGCAACCGAGTTGACGCCCTGGCCGATTCCCGGAATGGCTCCGATCAGCTTCTGAATGGCTCCCGTTTTCATGGAATCCACGTAGGGCAGAACCATGGACTGTATGAGATGAAACCCAAGCACAACTCCCACCAGGGTCTTTAAGCTCCAGGAAACTACCTGTTCCAACAGTTCCGTAAGCTTTGAAAGCATTTCTTCCTTTGCAATATGGCCTGCCATGACCAAAAGAGCATAGACTCTTATGAGTGCTAAAAGTACCTGTCCAAGAAGCCACTGGGCGGCAACGATGACAAGCAGTGTGAATTCATAGGAAGCCGCCGCCGATGCACTGCTTCCCGCAAATGCCGCCGCCAGGAAATAGGCAGGCATCAATACCTTGGTAAAATCCAGAATCTGCCCCACCACATTTCCCGTAATGGTCACGCTTGTAAAAAAGCTGGCCGCCAGATAGGTAAACAGAAGCAAATAGGTGACAAAAAACCCGGTTTCTGAAATCTGGCTTCCGGTAAATACACTGGAAAAGTTGGAAAACACCGCTCCAATGATTCCCAGCACCATGATTTGCCCCATCATATGCCCGCTGTTTCTTACCTCCCCCACCAATAGATCTTTTAACGCTTTTCCGACTTGTCCCATGACCTCGTTT from Lacrimispora sphenoides JCM 1415 encodes the following:
- a CDS encoding stage III sporulation protein AE, coding for MKRTAFFLLCLISLMLLLFCKDSLGAETSSGKEASIPAENLDLDQYDLTDIQNFLDRSKENQGMNLSFKKLMKDLMDGKLNEVMGQVGKALKDLLVGEVRNSGHMMGQIMVLGIIGAVFSNFSSVFTGSQISETGFFVTYLLLFTYLAASFFTSVTITGNVVGQILDFTKVLMPAYFLAAAFAGSSASAAASYEFTLLVIVAAQWLLGQVLLALIRVYALLVMAGHIAKEEMLSKLTELLEQVVSWSLKTLVGVVLGFHLIQSMVLPYVDSMKTGAIQKLIGAIPGIGQGVNSVAQMVLGSGVLIKNTIGAAGIIVLLILSVIPLIKLAVLMVLYQCVAALLQPVCDKRIVSCISEMAKGHKMLLSVAASAVILFVVTIALVCASTNVTYYTG